A section of the Pseudomonas prosekii genome encodes:
- a CDS encoding SPOR domain-containing protein, with translation MALLDKSYKQRMVGALVLVALAVIFLPMLFTRQDEQRQVTVEAPSAPQAPVMPQVQVEPVVVPEPQALPQEPVPSDDEIADQQAPSMPIAPAAPAAPAAPVAAAPAPAAKPVTPPPAPVAKPAPAQPIAAAPAKPDTTQSRVDANGLSVSWSVQLASLTSRASAESLQKSLRSQGYNAYIRTADGKNRVFVGPLIERAEADRLRDLLGRQQNLKGFVVRFQPERG, from the coding sequence ATGGCTTTGCTGGATAAGTCGTACAAACAGCGCATGGTCGGAGCCCTGGTTCTGGTGGCGCTAGCAGTGATTTTCTTGCCGATGCTGTTCACGCGTCAGGATGAACAGCGTCAGGTCACGGTCGAGGCGCCATCCGCGCCGCAGGCCCCGGTGATGCCGCAAGTGCAGGTCGAACCGGTAGTTGTTCCCGAGCCGCAAGCCTTGCCGCAAGAACCAGTGCCGAGCGACGACGAGATTGCCGATCAGCAAGCCCCGTCGATGCCGATCGCGCCTGCGGCACCTGCCGCACCTGCTGCGCCCGTGGCTGCGGCCCCGGCACCGGCGGCCAAACCGGTTACGCCGCCACCGGCACCTGTCGCCAAACCGGCGCCAGCCCAGCCGATCGCCGCCGCCCCGGCAAAACCCGACACCACGCAAAGCCGCGTCGATGCCAATGGCCTGTCGGTCAGCTGGTCGGTGCAACTGGCCAGCCTGACCAGTCGTGCCAGTGCCGAAAGCCTGCAGAAATCCCTGCGTAGTCAGGGTTACAACGCCTACATCCGCACGGCTGATGGCAAGAATCGGGTGTTTGTCGGTCCGCTGATCGAGCGTGCCGAGGCTGATCGCCTGCGTGATCTGCTCGGCCGCCAGCAAAATCTCAAAGGTTTTGTGGTGCGCTTCCAGCCCGAACGCGGCTAA
- a CDS encoding CvpA family protein, translating into MPFTWVDWAIVAIVAISALISLSRGFVKEALSLVTWIIAGVVAWMFGGSLSEYLAGYIETPSARVITGCAIMFVATLIVGAMINYLIGELVRVTGLSGTDRFLGMAFGAARGVLLVVVAVGLLSLGPVQQDSWWKESQLVPKFLLVADWSKNLILGWSSQWLASGISVPAEIPFKEQLLPSAKTPQ; encoded by the coding sequence GTGCCATTTACCTGGGTTGACTGGGCGATCGTTGCAATCGTCGCCATCTCCGCATTGATCAGTCTGAGCCGCGGCTTCGTCAAAGAAGCATTATCGCTGGTGACCTGGATCATCGCAGGAGTCGTTGCCTGGATGTTCGGTGGTTCATTGTCCGAGTACCTCGCCGGATACATCGAAACGCCTTCGGCTCGTGTGATCACGGGCTGCGCCATCATGTTTGTCGCCACGTTAATCGTAGGCGCAATGATCAATTATCTTATCGGCGAATTGGTTCGCGTCACCGGGCTCTCCGGGACTGATCGATTCCTCGGCATGGCCTTCGGCGCCGCGCGTGGCGTGTTGCTGGTGGTCGTGGCGGTCGGGCTGTTGAGCCTGGGGCCGGTACAGCAGGACAGCTGGTGGAAAGAATCACAGCTAGTGCCAAAATTTTTATTGGTCGCAGATTGGTCCAAAAACCTGATTCTGGGGTGGAGCAGTCAGTGGCTTGCCAGCGGTATCAGCGTACCCGCTGAGATACCGTTCAAGGAGCAACTCTTGCCGTCGGCGAAAACGCCACAGTGA